The Gossypium hirsutum isolate 1008001.06 chromosome D02, Gossypium_hirsutum_v2.1, whole genome shotgun sequence region GAAATAAATCATCTCCGCATCAGTGCCTTCATCTCGGTCCAAGTGGCTATTGGTCGCTCACCATTTCTTCGTTGACTCGTGGTGAGTTGGTCCCACCAAATCATAGCATAACCAAAAAATTCTATTGCAGCCAACTTTACCTTTTTTGCCTCAGAATAGTTGTGGCAGTCAAAAATGAGTTCTATCTTTTTTCCCACTCCAGGTAAGCTTCCGGATCAGACTTGCCTTGGAACGGAGGAATGGCAAGTTTTATATTCTTAAGATCATCGTGAACTCATCTTTGATCTCTTTGGCCTTGGTTTCATTGACCTCTCCACCGATCGGTTAGATTAGAACCTTGGTCGCTATCGGCTCACTAGGAACATCAAAGTCTTCTTCGGGATCTCGTTGCCTTCTGTAGTTCCTTCGTGGACTTTGAGGCATTCTCTCTCGTCGGCCTCGTTCTTCGACTAGGTCAAGCCTTTCTTGAATAGGCTCGAGCTTGCGGTCGAATAAACGTTCCACTTCTCGCAACAGAGCTTGAAGTTTAAGATTCAGGACATTACGAATGGGTTGCCTTTCATTCCTTTCAGCCACATTCCTCTCTGGACTTCTAGACATGAAtgaagtttaaaaagaaataacctCACCACAAAACTTTACGTTCACTCAGAAAGAAATGTAAATGTCACAcacactcgtgtttgcactcttTTTCAGCTTTTACCTCCTCTCTAATGCGCTCACACACTAGTGCCTTTTTCGACTTAACTttctctcgtgatttcgtaaaaGGCTTGTTGTGACGTTATCTTAGTCTAGGGGGTCGGTTTCAAAAGGGTATGAAAAGGGTTAACATTAGGTTTttgggtaggctaaaagaaacaaggaTGGTTTAAAAAAGTGTGGCGTGAATAGAAGACGAGAAAGAAGGAGGGTGATTGGGGCTACTAGATGTAACAgtctttcttcaatttcatagAACTAGAAAAACAAATTGtttgaacacttttttttttaattcgaattttttttaatcacgattttttaatttcgtatctctcttttttaaatttcaatttttttacgtACCTAGTCTGGGATATCTTTGAACGTCTGTACTCCCCAttttaaccagctctgataccaaatgatgcgctTTCATTTAGTAGTTTAATCCGAGTTGATTAGTTGCCCATCGTTGAACGAAGAAGTATGACTTGGTTTTAAAGTTTGATCGAGAATTGGCTAAGTTTGGGTTTATGGAGATCAAGTTGGCTCGAAATAGAAAAGGTAGATGTGTTTAGGTTAGGTTAGAAAGAAATGGTTTAAATTTGGTCGAAGTTGGTTTAGGTTTAAGCACGGAATGGTTATGATTTAGGTTTAGGTTCGAAAATGATTTAGGTTTAGGTGCGAATTGGTTTGGATTTGATCGAAATGAAATGGATAGAAAATTTGGTTGATGGATAGGAATTGATAAAAATGGGCTAAAacggtcaagaatgaaccaacactaaagttGAGTGTTGACCCGAGACTTATAGGACCTTAAGGTgtttgaaatggtaaatttggaaccttgacccgatacttaggtaagtatgaaccaaaggtataaaggttgaacgccacactcagTTTTaaagagtgataagttcgaaaagaGACTCAGGTAGatgccactagaagctagataagtcttacgggtcttgaacgaaatttgagagaaagtGACTCACAAATTCGGCAGCAATTCATTAACAAATGGTCAAAAGTtcttttacaaaatgaaataacaactatttataggcaaagcTTAAGCTAACTGAATAGTCAACAAcaaacttaaaaactaagtaaataaattcattaaattgcCATAgcaagattcggctgaatggggaGCTCCCAATGAACAGCTTAAAGCTTAAGCAAATGCACTTGAAAAGATGAATGCATCAGGAGACAAATGgccatgtctaggttcggccatagCCTTGAATGGTTCATTGAATTGGCATCTTTTGGCTGAATGGTGATGAGCATTAGAGATGGTCCTTGAACAACCAAATGAGTTTGAAAGGTCAGCCTTGAAGAGTCCTTTAGGTGTGAACATGATCAGCTGAATGGTCATTGGTGTGAACACCAAGTGTGAACGGCATGATGTTGTTCTGGGAAATGGATCGACCATCCTTGAGGAATTCATGGGGATGTTGTTccttggccgaatggtcacttggaagaaagaaaacagtaGCTCACTCCTTTAAATGTCGTTCATGCATGGAACCTGCACCAAAAATTCAATCATTAATTCATAATACATGCATATGTGCCATCCAAGATGTGTACACGCAACAACAATTAAAGGTAAGTTATAACATATTAAAATCAGCAGCAGCTAAAACAATTAACCTGCTCATAAATTCGGCTAAACTTAGACATAATAAATCagcaacaagacacattaattagtTGTAATGAAACAGACACATTTATGTTGTgtaataactaaaacatattaaaaacatgcatgaaacacatttaacataaataattaaatttgtcaagatttaaataaattaaacactaacaattaattaatctgaattaactaatttaactaactcaaataatttattccagcagctatattaatgcataaaaattaaattaagttggaTTTGAGCTGGttctagctcattgagctgaaatggagTTAGGATCAGCTTGCAAAAAGTTGTATAGAGAGTTTGTGGAGCAGGCCCAAATGTGCTTAACGTTTCTAGCTAAAATCTCGTCCCATATTTGATGAACTAAAGCCGATAAAGCTTCCTTGAATTGCTTAGCACAAGCTCACGTAATTAGTCCTTGAGGAAGCACTATGGGACCTTTGCTCGAGCAAGGTTTATTGCAGGGCATGGTCACATCAAAAGGACAACAggatataatatatgaaaatttatcaaaGAAAGGTTATGTTAAACAACGACTTCTTGTAACatgggtagcaatgatgcattgctagattccactcattgcttgtaacgtTAGaagttctagtattactaccaatgttacaagagcctacagagtcacaccctatggttgaaatgaaccgAATCTAGATATAGTTGGTATTAAATTTAACTGTCACaagaattatattaattattgaattaatttaatttaacagttaaataataaacacaatatatatgtacaaatttgTTGTACAAGAATagagaacataattaaaataaatgtatgaatttaattcatataaGATATTAATTATGATCtttttaccaaaattattaaaataaagtattataataattaattttggtcaaacataaaatatatatggaaATTAATATCCTTTTGGAAAAGATAGTACATtgtaatattttcatatatattctGGCACCAAAAAAGAGATTTCATTTTTTTAGGgaatattaaataaaaggaaatgaatcataaaataaaaccCTAGGGTGCAGAAGAGTGTTAACCAACATTAaccacaaaaagaaaaagaacttaGGTCTAGCAACcacatttcttttaaaaaaaactctctAAAACATTCAATGAGTGTTTTTTTTCGTTTGTTCGCAATAGGGTGGACTATGTAGAGGTCGGGAGGATTCTGTTGCGGCTTTAGATCAGCAGCGTGTGAAGGGGATTAAAATAGAAGTGGTTCCTTCCTATTTTCCAGAGTACGAAAGGTATAATTTTCAAACCTTTTTTTCTCGATTCGTTCCTCGTGCCTAGATTCCTGGTTTGGATCGCCAGAATAATTTTTCGCTGTGCCACGGGGCGTCTCGATGATCCAACACAAACTGTACTTAAAACACCATTAAGGATGTCACCTTTTACACTTCTTTATGGTAAGCCATGTCATTTACCTATTGAACTTGAGCATAAAGTGTTTTGGGCGATTAACAAGCTGAACATGGATTGGGCTGCTGCTGGGAGCAAGAGATTGCTAAAATTGAATGAGATGGAAGAGTTTTGAACACAAGCATATAAGAATAATCATTTGTATAAGGAAAAGACCAAGAGATGGCATGATGCCAAAATTTTGCCAAGGTAATTTTAACTTGGACAGCAGGTATTATTGTTCAATTCCAAGCTCAAATTATTTCCTAGTAAGTTAAAATCTCGATGGTCAAGACCTTTTAAAATCCCGATGGTCAAGACCTTTTGAAGTAATTCAAGTGTATCCGCATGGTTTTGTTGTTGTTAAAGACCTAAGAACAAGGGTTACACTCAATGTTAATGGACAATGTTTAAAGCATTACTGGGATGCTCTTATAGAGCGTGACAAGCAAAGTGTTAACCTTCttgatgtttgattttttttttatttcccatttttatttttatttttattctctttatttttaatacaatttcttttattttttttttattatgaacaagagaagaataaaagaaacaagaTTTGTTAGTGTGTCCTGAGCAGCAGTTTGTCGCAGCTTTACAAAGAAACAATATGTCATGACAAACTGAATGATGAGGTGTTAATAAAAGAGTTGATCGGTTAGAAAATTCcaaagaaaatatttttcggtAGTTGCATTTAGTGAATATCAGGGAACCCAAAGTATGAAGCCCACAATGTAGGGCTCGgttcttttatttttccctccaaaagtctttttcatttttaacttttcctcCACGTCATAACCCTTATTCCTTAAGTTTCCCATTCTCTAAAACTTTTCATCACTATCCTTTTTTATCTTCTTCAAACTATTCACGTTTCCCACTTCTCACAAAGTTTACATTTTTACGGCTTTCTCGTCTTCAACCTCTCTGCTATTTGCTATTTAcaccattatttttcttttttgtttcccTGACATtgaggatgtggaatggagaggaggaggaggaaaattggaagaacatatgaattatttgtgtataattggacatatgctcgattataatcgataaacgattgaaaagaaatgatgtttataattgtgcattattagttatagttaaagttcatgtgagaaaatgaagtttcatagtatgtgcatgtggtatacttggtatatgatttggtatgtagcaatgtcagaaatggtttatgaattaattcatgttgataagtttgatacataaataaatgtggtgcttatccatgcttataatgcttatactatatatttatttggctagcatgtttggtgtgtatgcttaggtTTATACATAAAtaagttgtggttggattatgtcacattaaataaaattatgcattgagatggtaaatgtctagatggaaatatgattgtgatcataaaagggtggtaaggtttaaagtttgtaatctttattaaaatggtttatcatgtggttagtcttcaaaaaggcTAGCTTGCGACttatggttgagtgtaatgtttatatcttgtgtgatatgcataggaaacgagagcggaaaggaaatgaaatactagattcatgcttgaagtgtaaaatgatgcaaaaaggggacgttaagttaaacgataaatatgtattagtattgaacttaatgaaattgaattgtacgtgaattaaatggaaattgcaaatggtatgatttgaattaaatgaattattgtggtattaaaatgtatattggattgagaaattgaattgaatcgtgaacatgagaatcgtgaattaaatgaaatggaaatgaagtattgaattgcatgagtatgtattagGTCTtagaagccctatttgttacaaatatagtattttgaagttataacgtgaagatttataaaagcatgttaaaaatttgaagagtttaaatttgaatgaaattttataacttgatttaacatgtttataagtgtatgtgttctagtaatgcctcgtaccctattccggcgtcgaatacggataaagggtgttacaatgtgacatcgtcagattcggtcataacgtttagaccgaatttggggtgttacaagtatagttaatttttttttatgtcatAACCTCAGATAAACATTTTTTAGCATACTTGAACCCATATTCACTATATTGTCAATAATGTGATTATTTAATCAAGCTAAAATTCAATCGATAACTTATAGCCAATTTTATAAACATGTAAAACACattagaaaacaaataaaataaactaaaaactcTATCTCACAGGTATGCTTGTAGAGACCATGTATTTAGAACACAAATTTGTgttaaaaacatataataaataataaaatgtatgattcaaaactaattaataattaatatatacaattgatggatgaaataaattatgcatgataaaattaaaatgtataaaaatataaaaataaaattttggttgaatggtaaatttaaaattttactaatgcAATTTGATTCAAATCTCACTATTaagtgttttttttgtttttttcatgataaaaaaattatagtaccatcaaataatataacatattttaaataaatacgagatgttttttattttgttatttaaagttgaaaaaagattaaagtatttttcttgagttttttttattttttcaagataaaaacattaaaatataatagaataatataaaatattttaaatgtggaGTGATCCCTAAAtgaattgaataatatagataaaataaataaataagttcaAGCCGAACACTATTAAGACCAAAATGATCCGTTATTTACGAGACTGCCATTTCCGTTAGGTTGTCTGAATCTGTGCTGTAGAAGAGCGTATAAGATTTTCAAAGCCCGTCCTCTTACTACTTAAGCTCCAAAGTAAacctttttccttcattttcatcAATTTTATTGGCCACTTTCCGGGAAAAAAATCCAGATCAGGTAAAGTATTCACCTTCCATTTCCTCTTTATCGTCTTCTTGTTTCTTGTCATAGAACAGAAAATTCAACCAAAGATTAAATGTACATattgactttttttttgtttaatttagttTCTTACTCCGGAAACGTACGAAAATAATCATGCCgtgtctttattttttttaatttcgaaatattttcatttttcacatttttatatttcagctgTGCTTGGTTCAACTCTCCACTTTggcttattttttttttaaatcttaaattttgaggttttattttttttcctacagTTTCTTGGCACCCAAATAGGGTTTCTGAGAGAACATAACTCTAttccttttcttattttttacctttttaattctttttctttggTCCGTGGGTTTCTATAGTGAAGTAATTTTAAGGTAAGAAGATACTGAATgtggtatttcaaaaaaaaaaaaaatcgttACTTTTGTTATGTATTCTTGCTCTatttatcctttttttattttctattgttgatgtttaaaatttaaatttatgtacTTTGTTAGAGCAAGAACTTTCATTTGTTAAGTTAAATTGAATGATACAAAACTAATTTAGATGCTGTTCTTCATTATAGGTTTAATTGGTTGAGATCCAATGGAAAACAAGGAAGATGAGGGTTTTTGTCATAGCCTTTCTAGGAAAGAGCTTCAAAGTTTGTGTAAGAAGTATGGTTTACCGGCTAACAGATCCCATTCTGATATGGCTAAATCATTGGCATCTTATCTAGAGGTAATTTATTGAGATACTGTCTTTGTTGGTAATTAAGAGTTAAGAATCTGAAGCATATTGCACTGCTTTTCGCGCCATTATGTAGCTGTGCGATATGTCAACTTACATTTGCTTATAGTTTCATTCTTTTATATTTGTTTCCCATGGTATGTTGTATTCCTGTTGATGGTAACGGTAGCATGTACTATTCATAGGAGTAGTTAGTTAGATATAGTTTTAGAACTTCCTTAATATGAAAGTAGGGGGAAAAAGGAATCTTTGAGTTTCAAAATAGAAAGCTTGTAAGTTGTAACGGGAAGtaggattttttaaaatttatatttagtatGTTATTAATGCCGCAAAGAAACGTATTACAACTTATTAAAATGGATCTGAACGACAAGAAGTAAAAGATGATTGGTAATTGGGGGAGGGAGCGGGAATACCATTTGTAAGTATTCAAAATGGAGATATGCCAcacttgttatttttttattgccattttttttttatatttttataatgatgAAAGTTTGTAGGATGGACATGCTCATTTGTTTTTCTTAAACAAGCTCAACTAAGATAAATGTGATTCTAGCTAATGCAGTATAGGAGGATTCTAGCAACATCATATCTAATCTGATGTCAAAAGGTATCTTTACAACATAAGTTGGCATTATTGTTGATtaagaaagtattttattaagcaATTATTCCATTTAACACAGTATAGCATTTATTTGTAAATGGACACATCATTGATGATAAATAATGTTTCTTGAAATATGGAATGTTGATGAAACCATGTGCCAAATGTATTAATGGAAGAATTTACTTATCCCTGGGAATTGATGAAATTTTAGTTTGAGagccaaaacaaaaaatttatatcATTAATTTGTTGAAATTGGCCTTTCTAGCTGTAATGAGTTTTTTGACTCTGCTTATTTATTGCATATTGAAGGCATGTTTTTGTGGAGTTGATATTTCTATGCATTATTGGTTGAACAagatttccttgtattttcttcccctcatttatgcatttaatgaATTATCTTATTTAGTAATCCGCGTCCGGATATTTTCTTACAGTTGCAGACTTGGATGTGAATTGTGTCAGCCTATTATATACTGCACAAACTCTAATATTTCTTTATTCTTCACATGGGTCTTTTATTTGCCAACACAAGCTCCTAAATTTACATAAACTTTGAAGATTTTTTTGTCCAATCATAAAATATCTTGGAAAAAAGTATGCAGAACCAGAGATTGGTTTCAATGACATCGGGGGAAAGATTATATGGAATTCAAGAGGCTGGACATCCTTTGTCCCTGAAACTACAACTGCAACCTGGAGCATCATTAAACACTTTAAGGGATGCTGGAAAAGGTTTATACTGCTCACTGTGTTCCTGCTAagtttgttcttcattttcttaaattaattttattactatgtTTACTTTAATTGATGCATCCTTCTATGAATAATATTTGGCTGCTTCTGCAGATCACTATGGACTCATCTCTTGTCCCCTAGACAGGTGTAATGGAGGGAACTATTCTCAAGCTGTTCAATGTAATGCATTGGGTTGTTGCACAGGGGATAAATTTTATCATAAGGTTTGCTTCTAttcatggattttttttttcttttacttctgATGCAGCTAGATAAATACCATATGATTCCTCTCTACTTCTTCCCAATCTCTTGTTCTCTCATCTGGCATGTGTTAGGTTATGTAGTTGTTCTTGAGTGAAAGATATAGACCTTTTTTATCTATTCAGAAGCGAGAAGGTTACTTCTCCCCCAGCCCCACACTACcatcaaaaggaaaaagaaactaTGATGGTGCATATGAACCATACTGGATGACACTTTGTCTTTTAGTCTATAGAAGATGAAACTTAACCCGATGGCTGCGTTTAAGTAAAATGTATGCTGGCTCGTAGAAGCTTGAACCTTCAATGCTTAATTGTATTTCAAGAATTGAAAACTTGTCTTTAATGATATGTCAAATGCAGGACGGTGGTGGTGGTGGCTCTATTTTGTTCCAGCAAAGACCACATTCTCATTTTGTTAGTCAGTATGATGACAGTGGTTTTAAGAATAAAGAGTTCCAAACTATAAGCTCCAATAGAGATTGTTTGAGTCTCTCGAGAGATAGAAGGATGAATGATATGCCTCAAATTGGACATGAAGACACGGGTGTTGCTGCATGTTTTGATGGgcctttctttccttcttccaTAAACACTTCAACTGTTTCCCCCCCTTCTTTTCAGTTTCATGTCAGTTCAGAAGAGGGGATCAACCTTTATGTTGATTTAAATTCAAACCCATCAGAGTGGATTGAGAAGCTGAAAAGTGAGGTTTCAATATGCCAGGACATGTCCCATTGCAAGTCTAAGACTTCTCCTAAGGAGCTTGGGCGCTTTGGGGAAAGTAGTAAACAGATGGAGAGATCTTTTCAGTTGAATGTAGATACTGGGGAAATGAAAGATGACTTTATACACTCTGGATTACCCCCAAATTTGATCATAAAAGAAACAAGTTCATTGCAGTTTGATCATCCTGATGGAGATAATGGATCCTTTGACTCAGCTGTAATGGTACCATGTGGCAGAGCTGTAGATTTGTCAGAGCATTTAGAAGGAGATCGAGGACTGACCTTAGTTAGAGCTCATCCTGATTCTCAGGAGCAAATAATTTCTGCTATTGCACCATGTGCTAAAGATAGGTGTTTGGTAGCCcctaattcaaatattaattctCTTAGGGAGAAGTTAGGTGGTGATGCTgcattaaatatatcaaatggtccTCTGAGTCTTCTGAGGAAggaaaatgaaatatgtgaaaattctACCCCACAAAGCAGTTGTCATCTTGTAAGTTCTGGTCGAATGGTTCCTGGATGCCAGCCAGATGGTTCATTACTGATGCAAAAGCCTGAAGATGTGGTTCACCAGAAAGATGCATTATATTCGCCTGGTGATAATGGTGAATTTGTGGATTTAGTTGATCCAAAGCATAAGTTTTATGCAGACCAAGGTGGGCTAGCAGGCTCAACTGATCTCAATCAAGGGACTTTTAGGACCCGACTGCCTACATTAGTTGAAGAACAGGTGACATTTAACCTCCTATAGCTTTGAACTTCATTAATGCTATGCATGAACTATTGTCAATACATAGCCATCATTGGTTGATGTTTTGCCCCACTTTTTTATTCTTCCTGGTAATTGGAAAAAATATTGCATTCTTTGTCGTATGTACGGTGAATGTTTGTATACTAGTCAAGGAATTTGCTTGATATGTGTGTTTGCTTGCATGTCTGTGCCTTTGGGTCATTGTGAATAATGACAGACAATTAAAGTAgggtgaaatttaatttttaaatggtttCTTGTTGTTTAATTACAATGTTAAGTCAATATCATTCAACATCATCAGAAAGGGAAAAGAAATAGATAACAATAGATTACAAGATAACTAAATGCAAAAGTTTGTTCTTCCGTTCCTTGTTTACCCCATGTCTTTCTCTCTCTCTATGGTGGCATTGTTTGTCAACTTTCATGTCTTAAGGCAGAAGCGAGCGAATTGCTTTTGACCAGTTTATGTCTGCTTCAGGCTTTGTGTAATAAGAAATTGGATTTTAAATTTAGCTTTTGTGAGATTGATTAATAGTTTATATTGGATCCAATTTTAGTTACTGGAAATTGGGAGCTTTAAACAGAATGAGAAAAGATAACAAGACTAAGAGAGAGATTGAAATTAGAGGAAGATATATCTTCTCTAGGAAAGTAAATAGAACTTAAATAACAATACCTattggatatttattctttattataAGGGGAAGGTTGATAGATTATGAACCTATTTATATACCGAAAATCTGATAAAAGCAAGCTATACGACTATTTTTCCTTAACAGTAACTCTACTTTCAGACTTGCAGAAATTGCAGTGTCCTTTCTAATGTAAAATGATATTAAAgtgatttttatatatatttttattatgatttcctTCTGCAAGGATCCATCAATTAGTTGTGTGCTCTGAAGGACGTCAATCTGTCTCTTCTAGATTTTCTTTTCCTCCCTTTTTCAGCACCACCACTGCATGAATAAAATAATTCTCTTTCAAAAGAGATTTTTCAAGTTCCAGGTATTTTAGATGATAGTATAATCAATTGAAGTTTTTTTTGTGGGGTGGGGGTGGAAGGTTGGTGACACATCTGTTTTTCCTCAGTACACTCAATGAAACAACTAAAGTTTTACTGTATTAAACTGCTTGCAGGATAAGAGCAAAATTAATAATTGGGGAGAGAGTTCAGAGTAATTATTcttcttaatttaattatatgctatcaaaattttattttgtgttgATTTGAGTGCATAATTGCCCTTTTCAGATGCTCACAAGATGAGTTATTTGAAAATTGTAGAGGACTTGATAATGTTGAATCTAATGGACTCGGCAAAAAGAGGGCATGTATAGATGGCGATAAAAATGACTGTAGCATGCTTGATGCCAAGATTTTAAGAAGCACAAAGCATTTGATTAAGGTCCTCCCCAGAAGATCCATGCGGCTGATTTCCAAGGTTCAGTTTTGTGCTTTCCTTTGTCATGCAATTATTTGTGGCATTTTCCCCCTAGTGAAATAATTcgcatatttttttttatagccACCCAACCCTAATATGGAACATGAAACCATTCATTTATTAATATGCAAAACATTTTGTTCTTTCTGTTCTCTTGATTTATGTTTAACCTACAAGGAAATCTGAAATTCTGAAGGTGACAAGAGTTTATGTTGGTCCTGTTGTGGTAAACGTGTTTGTCTTTATACAACTAGTTTGCTGTTAATTCTATCATGTGTATTTGAGAGCTGTGCAGTTGTAACTT contains the following coding sequences:
- the LOC107910599 gene encoding uncharacterized protein isoform X3, which translates into the protein MENKEDEGFCHSLSRKELQSLCKKYGLPANRSHSDMAKSLASYLENQRLVSMTSGERLYGIQEAGHPLSLKLQLQPGASLNTLRDAGKDHYGLISCPLDRCNGGNYSQAVQCNALGCCTGDKFYHKDGGGGGSILFQQRPHSHFVSQYDDSGFKNKEFQTISSNRDCLSLSRDRRMNDMPQIGHEDTGVAACFDGPFFPSSINTSTVSPPSFQFHVSSEEGINLYVDLNSNPSEWIEKLKSEVSICQDMSHCKSKTSPKELGRFGESSKQMERSFQLNVDTGEMKDDFIHSGLPPNLIIKETSSLQFDHPDGDNGSFDSAVMVPCGRAVDLSEHLEGDRGLTLVRAHPDSQEQIISAIAPCAKDRCLVAPNSNINSLREKLGGDAALNISNGPLSLLRKENEICENSTPQSSCHLVSSGRMVPGCQPDGSLLMQKPEDVVHQKDALYSPGDNGEFVDLVDPKHKFYADQGGLAGSTDLNQGTFRTRLPTLVEEQDKSKINNWGESSECSQDELFENCRGLDNVESNGLGKKRACIDGDKNDCSMLDAKILRSTKHLIKVLPRRSMRLISK
- the LOC107910599 gene encoding uncharacterized protein isoform X5; the encoded protein is MQNQRLVSMTSGERLYGIQEAGHPLSLKLQLQPGASLNTLRDAGKDHYGLISCPLDRCNGGNYSQAVQCNALGCCTGDKFYHKDGGGGGSILFQQRPHSHFVSQYDDSGFKNKEFQTISSNRDCLSLSRDRRMNDMPQIGHEDTGVAACFDGPFFPSSINTSTVSPPSFQFHVSSEEGINLYVDLNSNPSEWIEKLKSEVSICQDMSHCKSKTSPKELGRFGESSKQMERSFQLNVDTGEMKDDFIHSGLPPNLIIKETSSLQFDHPDGDNGSFDSAVMVPCGRAVDLSEHLEGDRGLTLVRAHPDSQEQIISAIAPCAKDRCLVAPNSNINSLREKLGGDAALNISNGPLSLLRKENEICENSTPQSSCHLVSSGRMVPGCQPDGSLLMQKPEDVVHQKDALYSPGDNGEFVDLVDPKHKFYADQGGLAGSTDLNQGTFRTRLPTLVEEQDKSKINNWGESSECSQDELFENCRGLDNVESNGLGKKRACIDGDKNDCSMLDAKILRSTKHLIKVLPRRSMRLISKVQFCAFLCHAIICGIFPLVK
- the LOC107910599 gene encoding uncharacterized protein isoform X2; this translates as MENKEDEGFCHSLSRKELQSLCKKYGLPANRSHSDMAKSLASYLENQRLVSMTSGERLYGIQEAGHPLSLKLQLQPGASLNTLRDAGKDHYGLISCPLDRCNGGNYSQAVQCNALGCCTGDKFYHKDGGGGGSILFQQRPHSHFVSQYDDSGFKNKEFQTISSNRDCLSLSRDRRMNDMPQIGHEDTGVAACFDGPFFPSSINTSTVSPPSFQFHVSSEEGINLYVDLNSNPSEWIEKLKSEVSICQDMSHCKSKTSPKELGRFGESSKQMERSFQLNVDTGEMKDDFIHSGLPPNLIIKETSSLQFDHPDGDNGSFDSAVMVPCGRAVDLSEHLEGDRGLTLVRAHPDSQEQIISAIAPCAKDRCLVAPNSNINSLREKLGGDAALNISNGPLSLLRKENEICENSTPQSSCHLVSSGRMVPGCQPDGSLLMQKPEDVVHQKDALYSPGDNGEFVDLVDPKHKFYADQGGLAGSTDLNQGTFRTRLPTLVEEQDKSKINNWGESSEGLDNVESNGLGKKRACIDGDKNDCSMLDAKILRSTKHLIKVLPRRSMRLISKVQFCAFLCHAIICGIFPLVK